Below is a window of Oceanipulchritudo coccoides DNA.
GAGCTGCAAGGATCCGCAGCTGATCATCATTGCCGACAAGATCACTCTTTATCCGGAGGAGCATTATACGCAGGGGCTGAAAATCATCACATCCCCCACGCGCCGCATCAATCCGGCCGCCCTCGCACCAATGGTGAAGTCACTTAACTACCTGAACAATATTCTCGCCAAGGCCGATGCCAACCAGGCGGGTTGTCTTGAGGCAATCATGTTGAACGACCAGGGCTATGTTGCAGAGTGCACCGGAGACAATATTTTCATCCGCCATAAAGACAAATGGTTCACCCCGCCGACAGCCGCAGGCGCCCTCAAGGGAATTACCCGCGGTGCCGTCTTGGAAATAATGGAAAAGCTGGGGTATTCCTGTGAAGAGATGAATCTGACCCGTTACGATATCTGGACCGCAGACGAGATGTTTCTCACCGGCACAGCCGCGGAAGTGATTCCGGTTGTCGAGGTGGATAGCCGGACAATCGGGGAAGGGATTCCCGGAAAGCAGACCCATCAGCTTCTGGAAGCCTTTCATGACCTTGTCAGTAAAGATGGTGTAATGATTCGTTGAACCCCTTATTCGACTGGAAATTTCGACGAATCCACCCTATCTTATATATATGGCTAAACCTGAGCAGTGCGGTAACTGTACAAAACCGGCAACCATTCACCTGACCCAGATCATCAACAACAAAATCCACAAAGTGGACTTGTGTGAGGATTGTCCTTTCAAGAAAGGGGTAACGGATCCGGAGGGCTTTTCGCTGGCCGATTTTCTTGTCCAGTCACCAGCCTCCCTGATTTCGGACAAATCCCTCAAGTGTGAGGCCTGCGGATTCAGTCCGGCCGATTTCAAGAAGACTGGTCGTTTTGGATGCCCTCAGTGCTATGATACTTTCCACGAGATCCTTGAGCCGATGTTATCAAACATGCACAAGGACGTCGTTCATCGCGGCAAGGTGCCGGAGCGCGCCCTTGCCCGGATGAGCCGCAAGCGGCGCCTGGATCAACTTGAGCGCGATCTTGAGGAATCCATCAAGTCGGAGAACTACGAGGATTCAGCGCGGCTGAGAGACCTCATTGCCGAGGCCCGTACAGCCCTGGAAACTACCTGAAGCCATGCTTATCACCCCCTTAATCGAAGCCAAAGCGGAATTGACCGATGGAGGATTGGCCCCTGAGCCGATCGTTCTGTCCACGCGTATCCGGTTGGCCCGTAATCTTTCCGGGGAAGCTTTTCCCGGTTGGGGCGATTCGTCTCAGCGGGTGGACATTTTGGAACGGTGTCTGGACAAATTGTCACGCTTGCCCGCCTTCAAGGATGGAACCTTTCTGCAAATTTCCGACCTTACCGAGCTCGAAAAGCAGGTGCTCGTGGAGCGCCACCTGGTGAGCCGCGAGCTGATTGAGTCGGAGGACGCCACAGGAGTTTTTATCGCTCCGAGCCAGCAACTGGCAGTCATGATCAACGAGGAGGATCACCTCCGGTTGCAGTGCATGCGCAGCGGTTTCAACTTCCGAAAGGCTTGGGAGGAGGCCGACGCCACCGACTCGGAAATGGAGGACCAACTCGATTATGCGTTTTCCGATGAGTACGGGTACCTGACCGCCTGCCCGACCAATGTCGGGACGGGTTTGCGGGCTTCCGCCATGTTGCATTTGCCCGGTCTGGTGATGTGTCAGCACATGGAAAAAGTGGTTCGGATGGTCAATCAACTGGGCCTTGCTGTGCGGGGCAGCCTCGGGGAGGGAAGCGAGGCGACAGGGAGCATTTTCCAGATCAGCAATCAGCAGACCCTTGGCGAATCGGAAGATCAGATCATCAAGCGCCTGATCACGATCCTGCATGCGATCATTGAGCAGGAAACCAATGCCAGAGGGGTCTTGTTGGAGAATCAATCGACCATGCTGATGGACAAGATTGGCCGAGCCTACGGGATTTTGCGAAATGGGCACCTTTTAAGCTCCCAGGAAGCGGTGAATTTGTTGAGTTTAATGCGTCTGGCTGTCGATTTGGG
It encodes the following:
- the ilvE gene encoding branched-chain-amino-acid transaminase yields the protein MKVYLNGQFVDSAEATVSVFDHGLLYGDGIFEGIRLYKGCVFKLDEHLDRLEKSAKAILLRMPWSREQLAEAVCESCRVNNLEDGYIRLVVTRGVGSLGLSHLSCKDPQLIIIADKITLYPEEHYTQGLKIITSPTRRINPAALAPMVKSLNYLNNILAKADANQAGCLEAIMLNDQGYVAECTGDNIFIRHKDKWFTPPTAAGALKGITRGAVLEIMEKLGYSCEEMNLTRYDIWTADEMFLTGTAAEVIPVVEVDSRTIGEGIPGKQTHQLLEAFHDLVSKDGVMIR
- a CDS encoding UvrB/UvrC motif-containing protein, whose product is MAKPEQCGNCTKPATIHLTQIINNKIHKVDLCEDCPFKKGVTDPEGFSLADFLVQSPASLISDKSLKCEACGFSPADFKKTGRFGCPQCYDTFHEILEPMLSNMHKDVVHRGKVPERALARMSRKRRLDQLERDLEESIKSENYEDSARLRDLIAEARTALETT
- a CDS encoding protein arginine kinase; translation: MLITPLIEAKAELTDGGLAPEPIVLSTRIRLARNLSGEAFPGWGDSSQRVDILERCLDKLSRLPAFKDGTFLQISDLTELEKQVLVERHLVSRELIESEDATGVFIAPSQQLAVMINEEDHLRLQCMRSGFNFRKAWEEADATDSEMEDQLDYAFSDEYGYLTACPTNVGTGLRASAMLHLPGLVMCQHMEKVVRMVNQLGLAVRGSLGEGSEATGSIFQISNQQTLGESEDQIIKRLITILHAIIEQETNARGVLLENQSTMLMDKIGRAYGILRNGHLLSSQEAVNLLSLMRLAVDLGIFPEEKRAHIDRLSMEIQPGHVQCSANADIEPELRDQIRATRIREQFASFPTLDFSRIQISPNLNQED